In Halomarina salina, one DNA window encodes the following:
- the thiL gene encoding thiamine-phosphate kinase: MDERSGLALVGRSLPAAGDDAAVVDDLLVTTDMLHETTDFPEGTTRYTAGWRAVAASLSDVAAMGASARCAVAVYAAPRFDGDELGAFLDGAQAVCASVDAEYVGGDLDDHEEFTVATTAIGRTDDPVRRSGATPGEAVCVTGTLGRTAAAIRLFPDDPDRANDLFQFPPRVPAGRALAPHASAMMDSSDGLARSLHQLSEASDCGFAVDSATLPVDEAVEAVAEDEADRRELATHYGEDFELVFTTDAPAAAQAASPTPVTQVGEVTESSITMNGEPLPDRGYTH; the protein is encoded by the coding sequence ATGGACGAACGGTCCGGGCTCGCGCTCGTCGGCCGGTCGCTCCCCGCGGCGGGAGACGACGCCGCCGTCGTGGACGACCTCCTGGTGACGACGGACATGCTCCACGAGACCACCGACTTCCCGGAGGGCACGACGCGCTACACCGCCGGCTGGCGGGCCGTCGCCGCGTCGCTCTCGGACGTCGCGGCGATGGGCGCGAGTGCGCGGTGTGCGGTCGCCGTCTACGCCGCCCCGCGCTTCGACGGCGACGAACTCGGCGCGTTCCTCGACGGCGCACAGGCGGTCTGTGCGTCGGTCGACGCCGAGTACGTCGGGGGCGACCTCGACGACCACGAGGAGTTCACCGTCGCGACGACGGCCATCGGCAGGACCGACGACCCCGTCCGCCGGTCGGGCGCGACCCCCGGAGAGGCGGTCTGCGTCACCGGAACGCTCGGCCGGACCGCCGCCGCGATTCGACTGTTCCCCGACGACCCCGACCGCGCGAACGACCTGTTCCAGTTCCCTCCGCGGGTCCCCGCCGGACGGGCGCTCGCCCCCCACGCCAGCGCGATGATGGACTCCAGCGACGGTCTCGCGCGCTCGCTCCACCAGCTATCGGAGGCCAGCGACTGCGGGTTCGCCGTCGATTCGGCTACGCTCCCTGTCGACGAGGCAGTCGAGGCGGTCGCCGAGGACGAGGCGGACCGCCGCGAACTCGCTACGCACTACGGCGAGGACTTCGAACTCGTGTTCACGACCGACGCTCCTGCGGCCGCACAGGCGGCGTCGCCGACGCCCGTGACGCAAGTCGGCGAGGTAACCGAGTCCAGCATCACGATGAACGGTGAGCCGCTCCCGGACCGTGGCTACACGCACTGA
- a CDS encoding molybdopterin synthase yields the protein MHVVSVIGSDSSTLVERLVERLAVEGRVATVSNLPQSPAPGFEESVTFGGAGAGVTYGLGDGWTALGDDRDLSDVVDDCAPEYDYLLADGFLEADLPTIVAGNRPENPGIRGLILATVDAETADLDELVDVVEGTEPHETLDSLVAAVKRSPDAERSGAIATFTGRVRAKDDDDDARTELLEFEMYEGVAQETMATISRELEQRDGVFEVRMYHRSGVVRDGEDIVFVVVLAGHRGEAFRTVSDGIDRLKDEVPIFKKEVTTDEEFWVHERS from the coding sequence ATGCACGTCGTCTCTGTCATCGGGTCCGACTCGTCGACGCTCGTCGAACGACTCGTCGAGCGACTCGCCGTCGAGGGTCGCGTCGCCACCGTCTCGAACCTTCCGCAGTCGCCCGCACCGGGGTTCGAGGAGAGCGTGACGTTCGGCGGTGCGGGTGCAGGCGTGACGTACGGTCTGGGGGACGGCTGGACCGCGCTCGGAGACGACCGTGACCTCTCCGACGTCGTCGACGACTGCGCGCCGGAGTACGACTACCTGCTCGCCGACGGGTTCCTGGAGGCGGACCTGCCGACCATCGTCGCCGGGAACCGCCCCGAGAACCCCGGTATCAGGGGTCTCATCCTCGCCACCGTCGACGCGGAGACGGCCGACCTGGACGAACTCGTCGACGTGGTCGAGGGGACCGAACCGCACGAGACGCTCGACTCGCTCGTCGCGGCAGTCAAGCGCTCGCCGGACGCCGAACGCTCGGGAGCCATCGCCACGTTCACCGGGCGCGTCCGGGCGAAGGATGACGACGACGACGCCCGGACCGAACTGCTGGAGTTCGAGATGTACGAGGGTGTCGCCCAGGAGACGATGGCGACCATCTCGCGGGAACTGGAACAGCGCGACGGCGTGTTCGAGGTGCGGATGTACCATCGCTCGGGGGTCGTTCGCGACGGTGAGGACATCGTGTTCGTGGTGGTGCTGGCGGGTCATCGAGGTGAGGCGTTCCGGACCGTATCGGACGGTATCGACCGTCTGAAGGACGAAGTACCCATCTTCAAGAAGGAGGTGACCACGGACGAGGAGTTCTGGGTCCACGAACGGTCCTGA
- the hisS gene encoding histidine--tRNA ligase, which produces MYERIKGFRDFYPAEMSPHRETIDTIESVAARYGFREIATPALEHAELWTDKSGDDIVDELYAFEDKGGRHVTMTPELTPTVARMVVAKGQELSKPIKWRSTRPFWRYEQVQQGRFREFYQTNVDVFGASAPEADAEVLAFAADALVELGLDAEDFDFRVSHRDILGGLLDSFDRDVDTEAAIRAVDKREKVEPAEYYGMLENAGLTYDEAREFDDLLDVDDRQELVEFAGTDRVRDAVENLDAVLDAAEDFGAREYCTVALDTARGLDYYTGIVFECFDTTGEVGRSVFGGGRYDDLIEDFGGQPTPAVGVALGVMNSTLPLLLQRAGVWPEEALSTDYYVLTVGDTRAEASDIARELRSRGHVVETDVADRGFGSQLGYADGVNAETVVVVGERDLSNGEVTVKDMTSGDETTAPFDSFLDEADRPTYDDFA; this is translated from the coding sequence ATGTACGAGCGCATCAAGGGGTTCCGCGACTTCTACCCCGCCGAGATGTCGCCACACCGCGAGACCATCGACACCATCGAGTCGGTGGCGGCGCGCTACGGCTTCCGGGAGATAGCCACGCCCGCGCTGGAGCACGCCGAACTGTGGACCGACAAGAGCGGCGACGACATCGTCGACGAACTGTACGCCTTCGAGGACAAGGGGGGCCGACACGTCACGATGACACCCGAACTCACTCCCACCGTCGCCCGGATGGTCGTCGCGAAGGGCCAGGAGCTCTCCAAACCCATCAAGTGGCGCTCGACGCGACCGTTCTGGCGCTACGAGCAGGTCCAGCAGGGTCGGTTCCGCGAGTTCTACCAGACGAACGTCGACGTCTTCGGCGCGTCGGCACCCGAAGCCGACGCCGAGGTCCTCGCGTTCGCCGCGGACGCGCTGGTCGAACTCGGCCTCGACGCCGAGGACTTCGACTTCCGCGTCTCCCACCGCGACATCCTCGGCGGCCTGCTGGACTCGTTCGACCGCGACGTCGACACCGAGGCGGCCATCCGCGCGGTCGACAAGCGCGAGAAGGTCGAACCGGCCGAGTACTACGGGATGCTGGAGAACGCCGGGCTCACGTACGACGAGGCCCGCGAGTTCGACGACCTGCTGGACGTCGACGACCGGCAGGAACTGGTCGAGTTCGCGGGCACCGACCGGGTCCGCGACGCCGTCGAGAACCTGGACGCCGTCCTCGACGCCGCCGAGGACTTCGGGGCACGCGAGTACTGCACCGTCGCCCTCGACACCGCCCGGGGACTGGACTACTACACCGGAATCGTCTTCGAGTGCTTCGACACGACCGGCGAGGTCGGTCGCTCGGTGTTCGGCGGCGGGCGCTACGACGACCTCATCGAGGACTTCGGCGGCCAGCCGACGCCCGCCGTGGGGGTGGCGCTCGGCGTGATGAACTCGACGCTCCCACTCCTGCTCCAGCGTGCTGGCGTCTGGCCCGAGGAGGCGCTGTCGACGGACTACTACGTGCTGACGGTCGGCGACACGCGCGCGGAGGCGAGCGACATCGCCCGCGAACTCCGCTCGCGCGGCCACGTCGTCGAGACGGACGTGGCGGACCGCGGGTTCGGGTCACAGCTAGGCTACGCCGACGGCGTCAACGCCGAGACGGTCGTCGTCGTCGGCGAGCGCGACCTGTCGAACGGCGAGGTGACGGTCAAGGACATGACGAGCGGCGACGAGACGACCGCACCGTTCGACTCGTTCCTCGACGAGGCGGACCGCCCCACCTACGACGACTTCGCCTGA
- a CDS encoding lysylphosphatidylglycerol synthase transmembrane domain-containing protein, with product MDVNVRATVVGFLAALLLLGGLVTFVGIDATLDALRMADPAILALLPVVAVAWLTAWGLSLRIVLTVVGTPISTAKAVGIYTAAVFANNVTPFGQAGGEPVTAFLIADATNNRYETGLAAIASVDALNLFPSLSIAAVGLGYYAATATLGRQLQIASAAVAILAVLIPLAGYAVWRRRDSVEEGITRTLTPLAAAVTRFLPGRSPPSEESVRVRVNGFFHAIERVATDRRQLVLALGFATIGWLALSTSLWLSLYALGHPVPLAAALLIVPIGSIASVTPFPGGLGGIEAVLITLLVPTTGITAATATAAVLIHRVATYWIPTVLGGGAAMWFGLDRM from the coding sequence ATGGATGTCAACGTGCGAGCCACCGTCGTCGGGTTCCTGGCGGCGCTGCTCCTCCTCGGTGGACTCGTCACGTTCGTCGGTATCGACGCGACGCTGGACGCGTTACGGATGGCGGATCCAGCCATCCTCGCTCTGCTCCCGGTGGTAGCCGTCGCCTGGCTCACCGCGTGGGGGCTCTCGCTGCGAATCGTCCTCACCGTCGTCGGCACGCCGATCTCGACCGCGAAGGCGGTCGGCATCTACACCGCCGCGGTCTTCGCCAACAACGTCACCCCGTTCGGGCAGGCCGGTGGCGAACCCGTCACCGCCTTCCTCATCGCGGACGCGACGAACAACCGCTACGAGACCGGGCTGGCGGCCATCGCGAGCGTGGACGCGCTCAACCTGTTCCCGTCGCTCTCCATCGCGGCCGTCGGTCTGGGCTACTACGCGGCGACGGCGACGCTCGGTCGCCAGCTCCAGATCGCGAGCGCCGCCGTCGCCATCCTCGCCGTCCTCATCCCCCTCGCGGGCTACGCCGTCTGGCGTCGCCGGGACTCCGTCGAGGAGGGCATCACCCGAACGCTGACGCCGCTGGCGGCGGCCGTCACCCGATTCCTGCCGGGTCGGTCGCCGCCGAGCGAGGAGTCGGTCCGCGTGCGCGTCAACGGGTTCTTCCACGCCATCGAACGCGTCGCGACCGACCGGCGACAGCTGGTTCTCGCGCTCGGGTTCGCCACCATCGGCTGGCTGGCCCTGTCGACGTCGCTGTGGCTCTCGCTGTACGCGCTGGGCCACCCCGTGCCGCTCGCGGCCGCACTCCTCATCGTCCCCATCGGCTCCATCGCGTCCGTGACGCCGTTCCCCGGCGGACTCGGAGGTATCGAGGCGGTGCTCATCACGCTGCTCGTCCCGACGACGGGCATCACCGCCGCGACGGCGACGGCGGCGGTCCTCATCCACCGGGTGGCGACGTACTGGATTCCGACGGTTCTCGGTGGCGGGGCGGCGATGTGGTTCGGACTCGACCGGATGTAG
- a CDS encoding DNA-binding protein: MPDEDELEELRQKKMEQLKEQQGGEADEEAMQAQRDQAEAQKKAVLRKYLTDGARKRLNTVKMSKPDQGEQIEQQLVALAKSGRVQDQIDEDQMKELLQELTPDKQSFNIKRR, encoded by the coding sequence ATGCCAGACGAGGACGAACTCGAAGAGCTTCGACAGAAGAAGATGGAGCAGCTGAAAGAACAGCAGGGCGGCGAGGCCGACGAGGAGGCGATGCAGGCCCAGCGCGACCAGGCCGAGGCCCAGAAGAAGGCGGTCCTGCGTAAGTACCTCACCGACGGCGCGCGCAAGCGTCTGAACACGGTGAAGATGTCCAAACCCGACCAGGGCGAGCAGATAGAGCAGCAACTCGTCGCGCTGGCGAAGTCCGGTCGCGTCCAGGACCAGATCGACGAGGACCAGATGAAGGAGCTGCTCCAGGAACTGACGCCGGACAAGCAGAGCTTCAACATCAAGCGGCGATAG
- the pyrH gene encoding UMP kinase, with protein MRAVVSVGGSVLAPGLDSGRVAAYADVIESLLDDGVELGVVVGGGGVARDYIVTARELGANEMALDQVGIGVTRLNARLLIAALGEKAAPTPPEGYEDAAVAFHRGDVPVLGGMIPGQTTDAVSAALAETVGADLLVFATSVDGVYTADPSENPDAEKYDQIATEELVDIIGDIEMTAGSNAPIDLLGAKIVQRSGTRTLVLDGEDPERVYRAIADGDHEGTEVVP; from the coding sequence ATGAGAGCAGTGGTTTCTGTCGGCGGAAGCGTCCTCGCGCCGGGACTCGACAGTGGGCGGGTCGCGGCGTACGCGGACGTCATCGAATCGCTCCTCGACGACGGCGTCGAACTCGGCGTCGTCGTCGGCGGTGGCGGGGTCGCACGCGACTACATCGTGACCGCGCGAGAACTCGGCGCAAACGAGATGGCGCTCGACCAGGTCGGCATCGGCGTCACGCGCCTGAACGCACGCCTCCTCATCGCCGCACTGGGCGAGAAGGCCGCCCCGACACCGCCCGAGGGGTACGAGGACGCCGCCGTCGCCTTCCACCGGGGCGACGTGCCCGTCCTCGGCGGGATGATTCCGGGACAGACCACCGACGCCGTCAGCGCGGCGCTCGCGGAGACCGTCGGCGCGGACCTGCTCGTGTTCGCGACGAGCGTCGACGGCGTCTACACGGCCGACCCGAGCGAGAACCCCGACGCGGAGAAGTACGACCAGATAGCGACCGAGGAACTCGTGGACATCATCGGCGACATCGAGATGACCGCGGGGTCGAACGCGCCCATCGACCTGCTCGGCGCGAAGATAGTCCAGCGCTCCGGGACCCGCACGCTCGTCCTCGACGGCGAGGACCCCGAGCGTGTCTACCGCGCCATCGCCGACGGCGACCACGAGGGGACGGAGGTCGTGCCGTGA
- a CDS encoding site-2 protease family protein, whose protein sequence is MDEFEEPRAGPPVYALRSVFRVYETRREGDRLLYFGDPIVSPDALERHVWPLFREAGYEVTLQVRTGEHVLVAEPRSTGLDGIPWTNVVMALLTVLTTLFAGVEWYDATVTLDDPLSILQTWPFAVAVLSVLGIHELGHYAMSRYHDVNATLPYFIPVPTIFGTMGAVIKMKGRIPDREALFDIGVAGPLAGLAAAIVVTAVGLQLEPVAAGPVYGLGGLNYPPLIQFIATVTGGELYPPGGRVNPVVVGGWVGMFVTFLNLLPVGQLDGGHLVRAMLGRRQETVGALVPAGLFGLGGYLLFVQEETLQSITLWFFWGFVAIALAYAGPATPVLDDALDRRRMAVGVFTFVLGLLCFTPVPFTFV, encoded by the coding sequence ATGGACGAGTTCGAGGAACCGCGTGCAGGCCCTCCCGTCTACGCTCTCCGCTCGGTCTTCCGCGTCTACGAGACCCGACGGGAGGGAGACCGCCTGCTCTACTTCGGTGATCCCATCGTCTCGCCGGACGCCCTCGAACGACACGTCTGGCCACTGTTTCGCGAGGCGGGCTACGAGGTGACCCTCCAGGTTCGGACGGGCGAGCACGTCCTCGTCGCCGAACCGCGCTCGACGGGACTCGACGGCATCCCGTGGACGAACGTCGTGATGGCACTGCTGACGGTTCTGACGACGCTGTTCGCGGGCGTAGAGTGGTACGACGCGACGGTGACGCTCGACGACCCGCTGTCAATCCTTCAGACGTGGCCGTTCGCCGTCGCGGTCCTCAGCGTCCTCGGTATTCACGAGCTCGGCCACTACGCGATGAGCCGCTACCACGACGTGAACGCGACGCTGCCGTACTTCATCCCCGTCCCGACCATCTTCGGGACGATGGGAGCGGTCATCAAGATGAAGGGCCGCATCCCCGACCGCGAGGCGCTGTTCGACATCGGCGTCGCGGGCCCGCTCGCAGGACTCGCCGCGGCCATCGTCGTCACGGCCGTCGGTCTCCAGCTGGAACCGGTCGCGGCCGGGCCGGTGTACGGGCTCGGGGGACTGAACTACCCGCCGCTCATCCAGTTCATCGCGACGGTGACCGGTGGCGAACTCTACCCACCCGGTGGGCGCGTCAACCCCGTCGTCGTCGGTGGCTGGGTCGGGATGTTCGTCACCTTCCTCAACCTGCTTCCCGTCGGCCAGTTGGACGGCGGTCACCTCGTCCGGGCGATGCTCGGGCGACGGCAGGAGACGGTCGGTGCGCTGGTGCCCGCGGGGCTGTTCGGACTGGGCGGCTACCTGCTGTTCGTTCAGGAGGAGACGCTGCAGTCCATCACGCTCTGGTTCTTCTGGGGGTTCGTCGCCATCGCGCTGGCGTACGCCGGTCCGGCGACGCCGGTCCTCGACGACGCGCTGGACCGACGGCGGATGGCCGTCGGCGTGTTCACGTTCGTCCTCGGACTGCTCTGTTTCACCCCGGTTCCGTTCACGTTCGTCTGA
- the truA gene encoding tRNA pseudouridine(38-40) synthase TruA, with protein sequence MRAFRVAYDGTAFRGFQRQPSVRTVEETLFDALAELGVYDAERFRPEGYAAAGRTDAGVSALAQTVALDAPDWLGPSAFSSELPAEVRVWASADVPDDFHATHDATEREYAYHLHAPDADPDLARAVLDDLSGPHDFHNLTPDDDGTERTLATALHEDGPFLVVVARSDGFPRSFVRRLATLVGDVATGARDRSFVDRVLSEEDLGGGDAVGTAPAEPLVLTDVTYPGVEFERDEQAVASAREVFEGRRVERETGARVAGRIRDEVSD encoded by the coding sequence ATGCGAGCGTTCCGTGTCGCATACGACGGCACCGCCTTCCGCGGGTTCCAGCGCCAGCCGAGCGTGCGGACCGTCGAGGAGACGCTGTTCGATGCGCTGGCCGAACTCGGAGTCTACGACGCGGAGCGCTTCCGACCCGAGGGGTACGCCGCGGCGGGCCGAACAGACGCGGGCGTCTCCGCCCTCGCCCAGACCGTCGCCCTCGACGCACCGGACTGGCTCGGGCCGAGCGCGTTCAGCAGCGAACTCCCCGCCGAGGTCCGTGTGTGGGCGAGCGCCGACGTTCCGGACGACTTCCACGCGACGCACGACGCGACGGAACGCGAGTACGCCTACCACCTCCACGCGCCCGACGCGGACCCGGACCTCGCCCGTGCGGTCCTCGACGACCTCTCCGGGCCCCACGACTTCCACAACCTCACCCCGGACGACGACGGGACCGAACGGACGCTCGCGACGGCGCTCCACGAGGACGGTCCGTTCCTCGTCGTCGTCGCCCGCTCGGACGGCTTCCCCCGCTCGTTCGTCCGCCGACTCGCCACGCTCGTCGGCGACGTCGCTACCGGCGCGCGTGACCGCTCGTTCGTCGACCGGGTGCTCTCCGAGGAGGACCTGGGCGGCGGCGACGCCGTCGGGACGGCCCCGGCCGAACCGCTGGTGTTGACGGACGTCACCTACCCGGGCGTCGAGTTCGAGCGTGACGAGCAGGCCGTCGCCAGCGCCCGCGAGGTGTTCGAGGGCCGGCGCGTCGAACGCGAGACGGGCGCGCGCGTCGCGGGACGGATTCGCGACGAGGTCTCCGACTAG
- a CDS encoding 30S ribosomal protein S19e: MTTFYDVPADDLIEAVAEELDLEEPEWAAYSKTGVSRELPPEQEDFWNVRAASILRTIAKDQPVGVERLRSRYGGSKQGSTRYRVRPDQKTGSSGKIIRTMLQQLEEAGYVQIAEGEGRRISGEGRALLDNTASEVLEDLDRPELERYA; the protein is encoded by the coding sequence ATGACGACGTTCTACGACGTCCCGGCCGACGACCTCATCGAGGCCGTCGCCGAGGAACTCGACCTGGAGGAACCGGAGTGGGCCGCGTACTCGAAGACGGGAGTCTCGCGAGAGCTCCCCCCCGAGCAGGAGGACTTCTGGAACGTTCGCGCCGCGAGCATCCTCCGCACCATCGCGAAGGACCAGCCGGTCGGCGTCGAACGCCTCCGCTCCCGCTACGGCGGCAGCAAGCAGGGCTCGACGCGCTACCGCGTCCGCCCGGACCAGAAGACCGGCTCCTCTGGCAAGATCATCCGCACCATGCTCCAGCAGCTGGAGGAGGCGGGCTACGTCCAGATCGCGGAGGGCGAGGGCCGACGCATCAGCGGCGAGGGGCGCGCGCTCCTCGACAACACGGCCAGCGAGGTCCTCGAGGACCTCGACCGCCCGGAACTCGAACGCTACGCGTAA
- a CDS encoding sulfatase-like hydrolase/transferase: MTDRRPNVLLLLTDQERADLLAPDGLPVETPNLDRLRAEGTWFDRAYTPVSICTSARASLLTGLYPHAHGMLNNSHEADAVRTELPPDVPTFGERLRDAGYENTYAGKWHVDQRRGPEAFGFEYVGGADDVGYADADLDDEIRTADGTLVSARTTRPPESLPAARLADRTIEMLQRWADGTSGADGGPFFHRTDFVGPHFPYVVPEPYASLYDPEDVDPWPSYAETFAGKPAVHERYRHYRGVADFDWATWAEAVSMYFGFVTFIDEQVGRILDALDDLGLAESTAVVHAADHGDFAGAHRQFNKGPLMYEDTYRIPLVVRHPSVEGGRRSDAFVRLQDLMPTFLDWADAPVPDGLHGRSIDPLLAGDRPDDWPTSVYAQYHGDEFGLYSQRMVRTDRYKFVYNGPDRNELYDLHADPHELNNLVDHADYRDAASETSDRLVEWMERVDDPLCGWVPETLP, from the coding sequence ATGACCGACCGCCGACCGAACGTCCTGCTGTTGCTCACCGACCAGGAACGAGCGGACCTCCTCGCGCCCGACGGCCTCCCCGTCGAGACGCCGAATCTCGACCGGCTACGGGCCGAGGGGACGTGGTTCGACCGGGCGTACACGCCCGTCAGCATCTGTACGAGCGCCCGCGCGTCGCTCCTGACGGGGCTCTACCCCCACGCCCACGGGATGCTCAACAACAGCCACGAGGCGGACGCGGTGCGGACCGAACTCCCGCCGGACGTGCCGACGTTCGGGGAGCGCCTCCGAGACGCTGGATACGAGAACACCTACGCCGGAAAGTGGCACGTCGACCAGCGACGCGGCCCCGAGGCGTTCGGCTTCGAGTACGTCGGCGGGGCCGACGACGTGGGCTACGCCGACGCCGACCTCGACGACGAGATTCGCACCGCCGACGGGACGCTCGTCTCGGCGAGGACGACCCGACCACCCGAGTCACTGCCGGCCGCCCGTCTCGCCGACCGAACTATCGAGATGCTCCAGCGGTGGGCGGACGGTACGAGCGGTGCGGACGGCGGGCCGTTCTTCCACCGCACCGACTTCGTCGGCCCGCACTTCCCGTACGTCGTCCCCGAACCGTACGCCTCGCTGTACGACCCCGAGGACGTCGACCCGTGGCCGTCGTACGCCGAGACGTTCGCCGGGAAGCCAGCCGTCCACGAGCGCTACCGCCACTACCGGGGGGTCGCCGACTTCGACTGGGCGACGTGGGCGGAGGCGGTGTCCATGTACTTCGGGTTCGTCACGTTCATCGACGAACAGGTCGGGCGAATCCTCGACGCGCTCGACGACCTCGGCCTCGCGGAGTCGACGGCCGTCGTCCACGCCGCCGACCACGGCGACTTCGCCGGCGCGCACCGCCAGTTCAACAAGGGGCCGCTGATGTACGAGGACACCTACCGCATCCCGCTTGTCGTCCGACACCCGTCGGTCGAGGGCGGGAGGCGCTCGGACGCGTTCGTCCGTCTCCAAGACCTCATGCCGACGTTCCTCGACTGGGCCGACGCGCCGGTGCCCGACGGCCTCCACGGCCGAAGCATCGACCCCCTTCTCGCGGGCGACCGGCCCGACGACTGGCCGACGTCGGTGTACGCCCAGTACCACGGCGACGAGTTCGGTCTCTACTCCCAGCGGATGGTCCGGACCGACCGGTACAAGTTCGTCTACAACGGCCCCGACCGGAACGAACTGTACGACCTCCACGCGGACCCCCACGAACTCAACAACCTCGTCGACCACGCCGACTACCGGGACGCCGCGAGCGAGACGAGCGACCGACTCGTCGAGTGGATGGAGCGCGTCGACGACCCGCTGTGTGGGTGGGTCCCCGAGACGCTCCCCTGA
- a CDS encoding LysE family translocator, which produces MPSSTTLLAFVPAALALILAPGPDTVYVLSRGVSGGREPGLRAAAGVATGVLVHTALVVAGLAALLRAVPAAYRVVKYAGAAYLVVLGVRALAESASGGDDDDDATVAADLDAEPAGGYRRGLLVNVLNPKVALFFLAFLPQFVSGDDPVGLATLGGTYAVLTLGYLGGVALGADSLAERLAGRERTLERLSGAVLVSFGVLTVVEDAVAAVPVRR; this is translated from the coding sequence ATGCCCTCGTCGACCACGCTCCTCGCGTTCGTCCCGGCCGCACTCGCGCTCATCCTCGCGCCCGGTCCGGACACCGTCTACGTCCTCTCGCGTGGCGTGAGCGGCGGCCGCGAACCGGGTCTCCGGGCGGCCGCGGGCGTGGCGACGGGCGTCCTCGTCCACACCGCTCTCGTCGTGGCGGGCCTCGCAGCGCTGCTACGCGCCGTCCCGGCGGCCTACCGCGTCGTGAAGTACGCCGGCGCGGCCTACCTCGTCGTCCTCGGCGTTCGCGCACTCGCCGAGTCGGCGTCCGGCGGCGATGATGACGACGACGCTACCGTCGCGGCCGACCTCGACGCCGAACCGGCCGGTGGCTACCGGCGGGGACTGCTCGTGAACGTCCTCAACCCGAAGGTGGCGCTGTTCTTCCTCGCTTTCCTCCCCCAGTTCGTCTCGGGCGACGACCCGGTCGGACTCGCCACGCTCGGCGGAACGTACGCGGTCCTCACGCTCGGCTACCTCGGCGGCGTGGCGCTCGGTGCGGACTCGCTGGCCGAGCGTCTCGCGGGTCGGGAGCGAACGCTCGAACGACTCAGCGGTGCGGTCCTCGTCTCCTTCGGCGTCCTCACCGTCGTCGAAGACGCCGTGGCGGCCGTACCCGTTCGACGGTGA
- a CDS encoding DUF7123 family protein: MSATAPSPQTESKEDRLRSYLRTQAENGEMYFKGKFISEDVGLSPKEIGALMVKLSDTASDLEIEKWSYTSATTWRVALA; the protein is encoded by the coding sequence ATGAGCGCAACAGCCCCCTCCCCCCAGACCGAAAGCAAAGAAGACCGACTCCGCTCGTACCTGCGTACGCAGGCCGAGAACGGTGAGATGTACTTCAAAGGGAAGTTCATCTCGGAAGACGTCGGTCTCTCACCGAAAGAGATCGGTGCGCTGATGGTCAAACTCTCCGACACCGCCTCAGACCTCGAAATCGAGAAGTGGTCCTACACGAGTGCGACCACGTGGCGCGTCGCCCTCGCATAG